A single region of the Brassica rapa cultivar Chiifu-401-42 chromosome A03, CAAS_Brap_v3.01, whole genome shotgun sequence genome encodes:
- the LOC103860028 gene encoding myb-related protein 305 — protein MSLWGVMGGGWGLVEEGWRKGPWTAEEDRLLIDYVRLHGEGRWNSVARLAGLKRNGKSCRLRWVNYLRPDLKRGQITPHEETIILELHAKWGNRWSTIARSLPGRTDNEIKNYWRTHFKKKTKSPTNNAEKTKNRILKRQQFQQQRQMELQQEQQLLQFNQIDMNKIMSLLDDNNNNNNDFSSSSSGSSGEGGAFYVPNQIKIPTPNSSHDPNGNGFCPVVPVPTVEANVNEDCAIWNGIWNLDLEGQESFGDGACVPRKHCFQNWPIPFNLTF, from the exons aTGAGTTTGTGGGGAGTGATGGGAGGAGGATGGGGACTGGTAGAAGAAGGTTGGAGAAAAGGACCTTGGACTGCTGAAGAAGACCGTCTATTGATCGATTATGTGCGGCTTCACGGTGAAGGTCGATGGAACTCTGTGGCGAGGCTCGCAGGATTAAAGAGAAATGGCAAAAGCTGTAGGTTAAGATGGGTTAATTACTTAAGACCAGACCTCAAGAGAGGACAAATCACTCCTCATGAAGAAACCATTATCCTTGAGTTACATGCTAAGTGGGGCAACAG GTGGTCAACAATCGCTCGTAGTTTACCAGGAAGAACAGACAACGAGATCAAGAACTACTGGAGAACCCAtttcaagaagaagacaaaatctCCAACTAACAATGCGGAGAAGACGAAAAACAGAATCTTGAAGAGGCAACAATTTCAGCAGCAAAGACAGATGGAGTTGCAGCAAGAACAACAATTGCTTCAATTCAACCAAATCGACATGAATAAGATCATGTCTTTACTAGACgataacaacaacaataataatgACTTCAGTAGCAGTAGTAGCGGCAGTAGTGGCGAAGGTGGTGCGTTCTATGTTCCTAATCAGATCAAAATTCCAACACCAAATTCTAGTCATGACCCAAACGGTAATGGGTTTTGCCCCGTGGTTCCGGTGCCAACAGTTGAGGCTAACGTGAATGAAGATTGCGCAATTTGGAATGGTATATGGAATCTGGATTTAGAAGGACAAGAAAGCTTTGGTGACGGTGCTTGTGTCCCAAGGAAGCACTGTTTCCAGAACTGGCCTATTCCCTTTAACTTGACCTTTTAA
- the LOC103860030 gene encoding glutamyl-tRNA(Gln) amidotransferase subunit B, chloroplastic/mitochondrial, translated as MSTTLFRTIQPNHFTLLTTALLRTRTKTSRHISVRCQTSTTTQQPRTSAPKNHGSNKLDEILKDYEAVIGIETHVQLSTSTKAFCSCPNSYGSHPNTSICPVCMGLPGALPVLSSKVVDFGVRLGLALNCSLSLKSKFDRKQYFYPDLPKGYQISQFDVPIASGGYVDVDIPLEFGGGHRRFGITRVHMEEDAGKLLHSDAGDYSQVDLNRAGVPLLEIVSEPDMRSGVEAAEYGSEMQRIVRYLGVSNGNMQEGSLRCDVNISIRPIGQAEFGTKVEIKNLNAFSAMSRAIDYEITRQALLYNQGQADKIVTETRLWDEGAQKTVTMRKKEGLADYRYFPEPDLPEVILTQEYVDSIRASLPELPEAKRRRYEAMGLGIQDVLFLANDVSVAEYFDEVIGKGADVKSAANWLMSDIAAYLKNEELSISDVKLTPHELAELIAAIKDETISGKIGKQILFELLAKGGTVQGMIKEKDLVQITDPVEIEKMIMKVISESPKQLEQYRSGKTKLQGFFAGQVMKMSKGKANPALLNKILLEKLNAKE; from the exons ATGTCCACCACATTGTTCAGAACAATCCAACCAAACCACTTCACACTCCTAACAACCGCCTTGCTCAGAACCAGAACAAAAACGAGCCGCCACATCTCCGTAAGATGTCAAACATCAACGACCACCCAACAACCAAGAACCTCCGCCCCGAAAAACCACGGAAGCAACAAACTCGACGAGATCCTAAAAGACTACGAAGCAGTGATCGGCATCGAGACCCACGTCCAGCTCTCGACCTCCACAAAGGCCTTCTGCAGCTGCCCCAACAGCTACGGCTCGCACCCCAACACCAGCATCTGCCCCGTCTGTATGGGCCTCCCCGGAGCCTTGCCCGTTCTGAGCTCGAAAGTCGTCGACTTTGGCGTCAGACTGGGCCTAGCCCTTAACTGCTCTCTCTCCCTCAAGTCAAAGTTCGATAGGAAGCAGTACTTTTACCCTGACCTCCCCAAAGGCTACCAGATCTCTCAGTTCGATGTCCCCATTGCCTCTGGCGGCTACGTGGATGTGGATATTCCGTTAGAGTTTGGCGGCGGGCACAGGAGGTTTGGGATCACGAGGGTTCATATGGAGGAAGATGCTGGCAAGCTGCTGCACTCGGACGCTGGAGATTACTCTCAG GTAGATTTGAATAGAGCAGGGGTTCCTTTGCTTGAGATTGTGTCTGAGCCTGATATGAGGAGTGGGGTTGAGGCGGCTGAGTACGGTAGCGAGATGCAGAGGATTGTTAGGTATTTGGGAGTGAGTAATGGGAATATGCAAGAAGGGTCTCTTCGTTGTGATGTTAATATCTCTATCCGGCCCATTGGGCAAGCTGAGTTTGGCACCAAG gTGGAGATAAAGAATCTGAATGCTTTTTCAGCTATGAGTAGGGCGATTGACTATGAGATAACAAGACAGGCGCTTCTATACAACCAGGGTCAAGCTGACAAGATTGTAACCGAGACTCGTCTTTGGGACGAAGGAGCTCAG aAAACAGTAACAATGAGGAAAAAAGAAGGGCTAGCTGATTACCGCTACTTCCCAGAGCCAGATCTTCCTGAAGTGATACTCACCCAAGAATACGTTGACAGCATCCGTGCTTCTTTACCGGAACTTCCTGAGGCGAAACGCAGGAGGTATGAGGCGATGGGGCTAGGTATTCAAGATGTGCTCTTCCTTGCCAATGACGTCAGT GTTGCGGAATATTTCGATGAAGTTATTGGTAAAGGTGCTGATGTTAAGTCGGCAGCGAATTGGCTGATGAGTGATATAGCTGCTTACTTGAAGAATGAGGAGCTTTCTATAAGTGATGTGAAACTTACTCCTCATGAGTTGGCTGAGCTGATAGCTGCAATCAAAGATGAAACCATTAGTGGAAAGATTGGTAAACAG ATATTGTTTGAGCTATTGGCCAAAGGTGGAACTGTTCAGGGAATGATAAAGGAAAAAGACTTGGTTCAG ATAACTGATCCTGTGGAGATTGAGAAGATGATTATGAAGGTGATCTCTGAATCCCCAAAGCAGCTTGAGCAGTATCGAAGTGGGAAGACCAAGCTTCAGGGCTTCTTTGCTGGCCAG gTAATGAAAATGTCAAAAGGTAAAGCAAACCCGGCTTTGCTTAACAAGATTCTCCTGGAGAAGCTCAATGCCAAGGAGTGA
- the LOC103860031 gene encoding SNF2 domain-containing protein CLASSY 4 yields MDMTTCVGRRTRSRTESYLNDLLNQSKGISVAVQSNSRPAPLRDSSSPEKPKRRRKRKSKDDDEVEFVGTIYPKGKREKEIVVVEDDNVGSPPMIALSSESDRACGVSVDDAMGDDDGDVEFVRTIYPKEDDRAVDDENLIGEESPDDDDVVYLGTLLRDQEHVDRVSDLDVDDANLMGEEKILEPDDEVMSLSSGSDDEASIEDLGTEVSDYTEKSSDSSYAESSDSGFDCSEDDEFRGARDTATVKKKSPSKRVYTREKRKTSYRKNDLDVSDLLAKSIWQRKKIVEEDIFSEDETAEVDTREDPIVRERSSEKVHEQRKRRRFHREKKKNHLSVVDLLGDSFENFDVGENLWVSPPINLRFGCEEPEPVEKTEEEKEIDRLWQDMALALSLEGLHSSTYFKNGDVSCSNGKHDFVLDEEIGLKCRCCSYVSVEMKDVSPAMDKYRANVKYRDTVNYKNTCRTKGDPLLDSLDLEASEHNSNVASLKDTQGTVWEYIPGIKNTLYPHQREGFEFMWKNLAGTTKLDELKSSVVKESGGCIISHAPGTGKTRLTIVFLQSYLQQFPDSHPVVIAPASLLLTWEEEFKKWNSNIPFYNMSNQELSGLENPSAVSLLKGNRQHRSKTDSVRMVKLYSWRNKKSILGISYSLYEKLTGNKCASGETQKFRKMLLDFPGLLVLDEGHTPRNQNSCIWKVLTEVKTEKRIILSGTPFQNNFKELSNVLCLTRPAYKDKISSRLHDLTRLSQEGKNGRFDEEIGIAELKDMIAPFVHVHKGNILRESLPGLRDCVVVLNAPFQQAKILTRIDHSQKTFDLEHKLSAVSVHPSLYLRRKQTDKERLTIGPVVLKSLESLTLESKEGAKTRFLIDFIRFSETVKEKVLVFSQHIDTLELIRDQLSAVFGWTEGEEILYMHGQLQQKFRQRLINNFNKSDSKSKVLLASTKACSEGINLVGASRVVLLDVDWNPSVERQAISRAYRIGQKRVVYTYHLMVKGTTEWDKYCKQNKKHRISEMVFSPTNEKDKLIENEVVSEDKILDEMVRHEKLKDMFEKILYRKKESDMFTNIL; encoded by the exons ATGGATATGACTACTTGCGTCGGCAGAAGAACTCGCTCGAGGACTGAATCTTACTTGAACGATCTTCTGAACCAATCGAAGGGGATCTCCGTCGCCGTTCAATCTAATAGCAGGCCCGCGCCCTTGCGCGATTCTAGTTCGCCGGAGAAGCCGAAACGGCGCCGGAAAAGGAAGAGCAAGGATGATGACGAAGTGGAGTTCGTCGGAACTATCTATCCGAAAGGTAAGCGAGAGAAGGAGATTGTAGTAGTAGAGGATGACAATGTAGGTTCACCTCCGATGATTGCTCTTAGTTCAGAGTCAGATAGGGCTTGTGGTGTGAGTGTAGATGATGCCATGGgcgatgatgatggtgatgtcgAATTCGTAAGAACTATCTATCCTAAAGAGGATGATCGAGCTGTGGATGATGAGAATTTGATTGGTGAGGAGTctcctgatgatgatgatgttgtttATCTTGGAACATTGCTGAGAGATCAAGAACATGTTGATAGGGTTAGTGATTTGGATGTGGATGATGCTAATTTAATGGGTGAGGAGAAGATTTTAGAGCCTGATGATGAGGTTATGAGTCTTAGTTCTGGTTCTGACGACGAAGCTTCTATAGAAGACTTAGGAACTGAAGTTTCTGATTACACGGAGAAAAGCTCAGATTCTTCTTATGCGGAGAGCTCTGATAGTGGTTTCGATTGTTCTGAGGACGATGAGTTTCGTGGTGCCAGAGACACCGCTACAGTTAAGAAGAAGAGCCCAAGTAAAAGAGTATACACTCGGGAGAAGCGGAAGACTTCTTATAGGAAGAATGATTTGGATGTATCTGATCTACTAGCAAAATCTATTTGGCAGAGAAAGAAAATTGTAGAGGAAGACATTTTCTCTGAAGACGAAACAGCAGAGGTTGATACCAGAGAAGATCCTATTGTTAGAGAGAGATCAAGTGAGAAGGTACATGAGCAGAGGAAACGAAGGAGATTCCATAGGGAGAAAAAGAAGAACCATTTGAGTGTTGTTGATCTGCTAGGAGATTCTTTTGAGAATTTTGATGTTGGGGAAAACCTGTGGGTTTCGCCTCCTATAAACCTGAGATTTGGTTGTGAAGAGCCTGAGCCAGTTGAGAAaacagaagaggagaaagaaataGACAGGTTGTGGCAAGATATGGCCTTAGCTTTATCATTGGAAGGACTACACTCATCTACTTATTTTAAA AATGGAGATGTGTCATGTAGCAACGGGAAGCATGATTTCGTTCTTGATGAGGAAATTGGTCTGAAATGCCGCTGCTGTTCTTATGTCTCCGTCGAGATGAAAGATGTCTCACCTGCCATG GACAAGTATCGTGCTAATGTTAAGTATCGTGATACTGTTAACTACAAGAATACATGTCGTACCAAAGGTGACCCTTTACTTGACAGCCTTGATTTGGAAGCGTCAGAACACAACAGCAATGTGGCGTCTCTGAAAGATACACAGGGAACAGTCTGGGAATACATCCCTGGCATTAAAAATACTCTGTACCCACACCAACGAGAAGGCTTTGAGTTTATGTGGAAGAACTTAGCCGGGACAACAAAACTGGACGAGTTAAAAAGCTCAGTGGTAAAAGAAAGTGGCGGATGCATTATTTCTCATGCCCCTGGGACTGGCAAGACGCGTTTGACCATCGTGTTTCTTCAGTCATACTTACAACAGTTTCCAGATAGCCATCCTGTGGTCATAGCTCCCGCAAGTTTACTTCTCACATGGGAAGAAGAGTTCAAGAAATGGAATTCAAACATTCCGTTTTATAACATGAGTAATCAAGAGTTGTCAGGGCTAGAGAACCCATCAGCTGTTTCACTTCTAAAAGGAAATAGACAACATAGGAGCAAAACGGATTCTGTCCGTATGGTTAAGCTATATTCATGGAGGAACAAGAAGAGCATTCTTGGAATCAGTTACAGTCTCTATGAGAAGCTCACTGGGAACAAGTGCGCCTCTGGGGAGACGCAAAAGTTTAGAAAGATGTTGCTAGACTTTCCGGGGCTCCTGGTCCTTGACGAAGGCCACACTCCTAGGAACCAGAATAGTTGCATCTGGAAAGTTCTCACAGAAGTGAAAACGGAGAAGCGTATCATACTCTCAGGGACACCGTTTCAGAACAATTTCAAGGAGCTTTCTAACGTCTTGTGCCTTACGAGACCAGCTTATAAAGATAAGATCTCTTCTAGGCTCCATGATCTTACGAGGCTGAGCCAAGAAGGCAAGAACGGGAGGTTCGATGAAGAGATTGGCATCGCGGAGCTTAAGGATATGATTGCTCCTTTTGTTCATGTCCACAAAGGGAACATCCTTCGAGAGAGCCTCCCAGGTCTAAGAGACTGTGTTGTGGTGCTGAACGCTCCTTTTCAACAGGCGAAAATCCTGACGAGAATCGACCATTCTCAAAAGACGTTTGACCTTGAGCACAAGCTTTCAGCTGTTTCAGTACACCCGTCTCTGTATCTGCGACGCAAGCAGACAGACAAGGAACGGTTAACCATTGGGCCGGTGGTACTGAAAAGCCTGGAGAGCCTTACGCTTGAGTCAAAGGAAGGTGCGAAAACGAGGTTCTTGATCGACTTCATCCGGTTCAGCGAAACAGTGAAAGAGAAAGTCTTGGTGTTTAGTCAACACATTGACACGCTAGAACTGATCAGGGACCAGCTCAGTGCAGTGTTTGGCTGGACTGAAGGAGAAGAGATTCTCTACATGCACGGTCAACTCCAACAGAAATTCAGACAGCGTCTGATCAACAACTTCAACAAATCAGACAGCAAATCCAAAGTGCTACTAGCATCAACAAAAGCATGCTCCGAAGGTATTAATCTTGTCGGAGCTTCGAGGGTTGTGCTTCTTGATGTTGATTGGAACCCTTCTGTTGAGAGGCAAGCCATAAGTCGAGCTTACAGAATTGGTCAGAAGAGGGTTGTGTACACTTACCATCTCATGGTTAAAGGCACAACTGAGTGGGACAAGTACTGTAAGCAAAACAAGAAACATCGCATATCTGAAATGGTCTTCTCTCCTACCAACGAGAAAGATAAGCTGATTGAAAACGAAGTTGTTTCTGAAGATAAAATTCTTGACGAGATGGTTCGCCATGAGAAGCTGAAAGACATGTTTGAGAAGATACTTTATCGCAAAAAAGAATCCGACATGTTTACAAACATTCTCTGA